The following coding sequences lie in one Paramisgurnus dabryanus chromosome 16, PD_genome_1.1, whole genome shotgun sequence genomic window:
- the nkrf gene encoding NF-kappa-B-repressing factor isoform X2, whose translation MQRVLEMAEGISVGEMPSFELVPKKRSNSPAEGEQPVKKMAVTKYITRPRFEPVKFVSSSSGPGETDEKENETESRKSETNDVRPREQEHQPYNGRRDTGPSSSSLETGSYGRPEHGNKGMAASGTSGLGYSCRESTTNFMAKLQQEYTARYEAHNAKQSDSQDIRCDEIEGTGRSDSGRCGLGFGQPDRPSSSKTFTRDAPTPLLPTPILAATVNEKKRLIARVSSAIAAALRDPTFTSGSDLPNDNLILSRSIQACKTNPEYIYVNLKDIPPSDLPKKRKVPAEGYACELRCQSVYLATGYSGSKNGARDRASEQAVKLFMKPVEVRVVQREYKRNYVNDMIVCQVNSPNPTLPPPLRNPENKPPPSTKGQYEPDRSKHWTEFVLMENAHDAICMLNNSAAFNRMKVDYSFDPVPNSNLWECSVYLQDELVAQGRGNKKSSKHLAAVNAVKILRINQAARQQQQQQQRQAPVGNHNSEQSGARFGQHAGRKKQLCELVILQNSDNAICIINDTAQFNKMFADYKFTVLPDHNWKCEVYLDGQYVAAGIGPKKTVKHIAAEEALATLKRTQAVVKSNLRIEGNADAISRNQIMAHSGEEYMRQEIKEDNIGNQLLRKMGWTGGGLGREGEGIAEPIRVKEQFTREGLGMDMDKHAKQLTKRDIDEIIRNYATSDRQDDLRFSTELHNDERKQIHQISQKYGLRSKSYGQGKQRFLVVSRKVQKDQLIGQLLQEGQVGHYELVKPQVSQ comes from the exons ATGCAAAGGGTGCTTGAGATGGCAGAAGGGATTTCTGTTGGCGAAATGCCCTCTTTTGAGTTAGTCCCAAAAAAGAGATCAAATTCACCCGCAGAAG GTGAGCAACCTGTGAAAAAGATGGCTGTTACAAAATACATTACCAGACCACGATTCGAACCGGTTAAGTTTGTGAGCAGCAGCAGTGGACCGGGAGAAACTGATGAGAAAGAAAATGAGACGGAGAGCAGGAAGAGCGAAACGAATGATGTAAGACCGAGAGAACAAGAACATCAGCCATATAACGGTAGGCGTGATACCGGCCCCTCTTCATCCTCTCTCGAAACAGGAAGTTATGGAAGACCTGAGCATGGTAACAAAGGCATGGCTGCGAGTGGCACAAGTGGGCTCGGCTACAGCTGCAGAGAATCCACAACAAACTTTATGGCCAAATTGCAGCAGGAGTACACCGCTAGGTACGAAGCACATAATGCCAAACAGTCAGACTCACAAGACATCCGATGTGATGAAATCGAAGGGACTGGAAGGTCTGATAGCGGGCGCTGTGGACTGGGCTTTGGCCAGCCGGATAGACCAAGTTCAAGCAAGACATTCACCAGGGATGCTCCTACACCTTTGCTGCCAACTCCTATCCTCGCAGCAACAGTAAATGAAAAAAAGAGGCTAATTGCCAGAGTGTCATCAGCCATTGCGGCCGCCCTCAGAGATCCCACGTTTACGAGTGGATCTGACTTGCCAAATGACAATCTCATACTTAGCCGCAGCATTCAGGCCTGTAAAACGAATCCTGAGTATATCTACGTGAATCTAAAAGATATACCACCCTCCGACCTGCCTAAGAAAAGGAAAGTACCCGCTGAAGGCTATGCATGTGAGCTGAGATGTCAGAGCGTGTACCTGGCAACAGGCTACTCCGGCAGCAAAAACGGGGCAAGAGACCGTGCGTCAGAACAGGCGGTCAAGCTTTTCATGAAGCCGGTGGAGGTTCGTGTCGTGCAGCGGGAATATAAGCGTAATTATGTCAATGATATGATCGTGTGCCAGGTTAACAGCCCAAACCCAACTCTCCCCCCACCTCTTCGCAACCCAGAAAACAAGCCACCGCCCAGCACCAAAGGCCAGTATGAGCCCGACAGGAGCAAACATTGGACTGAGTTCGTTCTTATGGAAAACGCGCACGATGCCATCTGTATGCTTAATAACTCTGCTGCCTTTAACCGCATGAAAGTCGATTATAGTTTTGACCCAGTCCCTAACAGCAATTTATGGGAGTGTAGTGTGTATTTACAAGATGAGCTAGTGGCACAAGGCCGAGGAAATAAGAAGAGCTCCAAACATTTAGCGGCAGTGAATGCAGTCAAGATATTGCGAATAAACCAGGCTGCtcgccagcagcagcaacaacaacagCGGCAAGCACCAGTAGGAAACCACAATTCGGAGCAATCCGGTGCTCGCTTCGGCCAACACGCTGGCAGAAAAAAACAACTCTGTGAATTGGTCATCCTTCAAAATTCTGATAATGCCATTTGCATAATAAATGACACTGCAcagtttaataaaatgtttgctGACTACAAATTCACAGTTCTGCCAGACCATAACTGGAAATGTGAAGTTTACCTAGATGGGCAGTATGTGGCTGCAGGTATCGGACCTAAAAAGACTGTGAAGCATATTGCGGCAGAGGAGGCGCTCGCCACGCTTAAAAGAACCCAAGCGGTGGTGAAATCCAATCTCAGAATAGAAGGTAACGCAGATGCGATTTCACGAAATCAGATCATGGCGCATTCAGGTGAGGAGTACATGCGACAGGAAATTAAAGAGGACAACATCGGTAATCAGCTACTTCGTAAGATGGGCTGGACGGGTGGAGGCTTAGGAAGAGAAGGAGAGGGAATTGCTGAACCTATCAGGGTTAAAGAGCAGTTTACCAGGGAAGGACTTGGTATGGATATGGACAAGCATGCCAAGCAGCTAACTAAGCGCGATATTGATGAAATCATTCGGAATTACGCCACTTCAGACCGTCAAGATGATCTGCGCTTCTCCACTGAGCTGCATAATGATGAACGCAAACAGATCCATCAGATATCCCAGAAGTACGGGCTGCGCAGCAAATCGTACGGACAAGGCAAACAACGATTTCTCGTGGTTAGCCGGAAAGTTCAGAAGGACCAGCTGATCGGTCAGCTTTTGCAGGAGGGGCAAGTAGGGCACTATGAACTGGTGAAACCTCAGGTCTCACAGTGA
- the nkrf gene encoding NF-kappa-B-repressing factor isoform X1 — protein MLWLLSFYYKYHSNAYHRVILSVGIIVNTQLLTVNVKINTFRMMLFLALARRKCPVEFPAYTARLVTLFPVSRSLALYTGMIRAQPPGMCDSVKSSGLDSCPCDINQYRQRFESEKQWSVRRQFILKHISEYEGNAVDKLLALSMVWVNHVFMGCRYGSELMQRVLEMAEGISVGEMPSFELVPKKRSNSPAEGEQPVKKMAVTKYITRPRFEPVKFVSSSSGPGETDEKENETESRKSETNDVRPREQEHQPYNGRRDTGPSSSSLETGSYGRPEHGNKGMAASGTSGLGYSCRESTTNFMAKLQQEYTARYEAHNAKQSDSQDIRCDEIEGTGRSDSGRCGLGFGQPDRPSSSKTFTRDAPTPLLPTPILAATVNEKKRLIARVSSAIAAALRDPTFTSGSDLPNDNLILSRSIQACKTNPEYIYVNLKDIPPSDLPKKRKVPAEGYACELRCQSVYLATGYSGSKNGARDRASEQAVKLFMKPVEVRVVQREYKRNYVNDMIVCQVNSPNPTLPPPLRNPENKPPPSTKGQYEPDRSKHWTEFVLMENAHDAICMLNNSAAFNRMKVDYSFDPVPNSNLWECSVYLQDELVAQGRGNKKSSKHLAAVNAVKILRINQAARQQQQQQQRQAPVGNHNSEQSGARFGQHAGRKKQLCELVILQNSDNAICIINDTAQFNKMFADYKFTVLPDHNWKCEVYLDGQYVAAGIGPKKTVKHIAAEEALATLKRTQAVVKSNLRIEGNADAISRNQIMAHSGEEYMRQEIKEDNIGNQLLRKMGWTGGGLGREGEGIAEPIRVKEQFTREGLGMDMDKHAKQLTKRDIDEIIRNYATSDRQDDLRFSTELHNDERKQIHQISQKYGLRSKSYGQGKQRFLVVSRKVQKDQLIGQLLQEGQVGHYELVKPQVSQ, from the exons ATGTTGTGGTTACTGtcgttttactacaaataccatAGTAATGCATACCATCGAGTGATCCTCTCAGTTGGTATCATCGTTAACACTCAATTGTTAACTGTTAACGTTAAAATAAACACTTTCAGAATgatgttgtttttagcattaGCTCGCCGCAAATGCCCCGTGGAGTTCCCAGCATACACCGCGCGGCTTGTGACGTTGTTTCCGGTTAGCCGTTCGCTAGCGTTATACACCGGGATGATCAGAGCTCAGCCACCGGGCATGTGCGATTCGGTGAAATCCTCGGGTCTGGACTCTTGCCCATGTGATATAAATCAATACCGGCAGCGGTTCGAGAGTGAGAAGCAATGGTCCGTCAGGCGTCAGTTTATACTGAAGCACATTAGCGAATATGAAGGAAATGCTGTTGATAAACTGCTGGCCCTGTCGATGGTGTGGGTTAACCACGTTTTTATGGGTTGCAG gtatggcagTGAGCTGATGCAAAGGGTGCTTGAGATGGCAGAAGGGATTTCTGTTGGCGAAATGCCCTCTTTTGAGTTAGTCCCAAAAAAGAGATCAAATTCACCCGCAGAAG GTGAGCAACCTGTGAAAAAGATGGCTGTTACAAAATACATTACCAGACCACGATTCGAACCGGTTAAGTTTGTGAGCAGCAGCAGTGGACCGGGAGAAACTGATGAGAAAGAAAATGAGACGGAGAGCAGGAAGAGCGAAACGAATGATGTAAGACCGAGAGAACAAGAACATCAGCCATATAACGGTAGGCGTGATACCGGCCCCTCTTCATCCTCTCTCGAAACAGGAAGTTATGGAAGACCTGAGCATGGTAACAAAGGCATGGCTGCGAGTGGCACAAGTGGGCTCGGCTACAGCTGCAGAGAATCCACAACAAACTTTATGGCCAAATTGCAGCAGGAGTACACCGCTAGGTACGAAGCACATAATGCCAAACAGTCAGACTCACAAGACATCCGATGTGATGAAATCGAAGGGACTGGAAGGTCTGATAGCGGGCGCTGTGGACTGGGCTTTGGCCAGCCGGATAGACCAAGTTCAAGCAAGACATTCACCAGGGATGCTCCTACACCTTTGCTGCCAACTCCTATCCTCGCAGCAACAGTAAATGAAAAAAAGAGGCTAATTGCCAGAGTGTCATCAGCCATTGCGGCCGCCCTCAGAGATCCCACGTTTACGAGTGGATCTGACTTGCCAAATGACAATCTCATACTTAGCCGCAGCATTCAGGCCTGTAAAACGAATCCTGAGTATATCTACGTGAATCTAAAAGATATACCACCCTCCGACCTGCCTAAGAAAAGGAAAGTACCCGCTGAAGGCTATGCATGTGAGCTGAGATGTCAGAGCGTGTACCTGGCAACAGGCTACTCCGGCAGCAAAAACGGGGCAAGAGACCGTGCGTCAGAACAGGCGGTCAAGCTTTTCATGAAGCCGGTGGAGGTTCGTGTCGTGCAGCGGGAATATAAGCGTAATTATGTCAATGATATGATCGTGTGCCAGGTTAACAGCCCAAACCCAACTCTCCCCCCACCTCTTCGCAACCCAGAAAACAAGCCACCGCCCAGCACCAAAGGCCAGTATGAGCCCGACAGGAGCAAACATTGGACTGAGTTCGTTCTTATGGAAAACGCGCACGATGCCATCTGTATGCTTAATAACTCTGCTGCCTTTAACCGCATGAAAGTCGATTATAGTTTTGACCCAGTCCCTAACAGCAATTTATGGGAGTGTAGTGTGTATTTACAAGATGAGCTAGTGGCACAAGGCCGAGGAAATAAGAAGAGCTCCAAACATTTAGCGGCAGTGAATGCAGTCAAGATATTGCGAATAAACCAGGCTGCtcgccagcagcagcaacaacaacagCGGCAAGCACCAGTAGGAAACCACAATTCGGAGCAATCCGGTGCTCGCTTCGGCCAACACGCTGGCAGAAAAAAACAACTCTGTGAATTGGTCATCCTTCAAAATTCTGATAATGCCATTTGCATAATAAATGACACTGCAcagtttaataaaatgtttgctGACTACAAATTCACAGTTCTGCCAGACCATAACTGGAAATGTGAAGTTTACCTAGATGGGCAGTATGTGGCTGCAGGTATCGGACCTAAAAAGACTGTGAAGCATATTGCGGCAGAGGAGGCGCTCGCCACGCTTAAAAGAACCCAAGCGGTGGTGAAATCCAATCTCAGAATAGAAGGTAACGCAGATGCGATTTCACGAAATCAGATCATGGCGCATTCAGGTGAGGAGTACATGCGACAGGAAATTAAAGAGGACAACATCGGTAATCAGCTACTTCGTAAGATGGGCTGGACGGGTGGAGGCTTAGGAAGAGAAGGAGAGGGAATTGCTGAACCTATCAGGGTTAAAGAGCAGTTTACCAGGGAAGGACTTGGTATGGATATGGACAAGCATGCCAAGCAGCTAACTAAGCGCGATATTGATGAAATCATTCGGAATTACGCCACTTCAGACCGTCAAGATGATCTGCGCTTCTCCACTGAGCTGCATAATGATGAACGCAAACAGATCCATCAGATATCCCAGAAGTACGGGCTGCGCAGCAAATCGTACGGACAAGGCAAACAACGATTTCTCGTGGTTAGCCGGAAAGTTCAGAAGGACCAGCTGATCGGTCAGCTTTTGCAGGAGGGGCAAGTAGGGCACTATGAACTGGTGAAACCTCAGGTCTCACAGTGA